One window of Alkaliphilus metalliredigens QYMF genomic DNA carries:
- the murB gene encoding UDP-N-acetylmuramate dehydrogenase: MDKENLYQEFVALMGEEHVFLEEPMKKHTSFKIGGPADLLVMPRTVEEIRQSVEICKKSKTPYFVMGNGSNLLVRDKGMRCVVIKIAENFNEVRFEGNHVIVQTGILLSTLSNQIARACLKGFEFANGIPGTVGGAITMNAGAYGGEMKDVVKSCKVLNHQGEIIDLSLEELELDYRTSIIQEKGYIALEVVLALQEGKYEEIRSIIDDLTVKRTTKQPLHLPCAGSVFKRPPGYFAGKLIQDCNLKGFKIGGAQVSELHSGFIVNIDNASAADVLNLIAHIQKQVKEKFDVGLHNEVRVVGEV; this comes from the coding sequence ATGGACAAGGAAAATTTATATCAAGAATTTGTTGCATTAATGGGAGAAGAGCATGTATTTTTGGAGGAACCAATGAAAAAACATACATCATTTAAGATCGGCGGACCTGCTGACTTATTGGTGATGCCAAGAACAGTAGAGGAAATTCGACAATCTGTTGAAATATGTAAGAAAAGTAAGACTCCCTACTTTGTGATGGGTAATGGTTCCAACCTTCTGGTGCGTGATAAAGGCATGCGATGTGTTGTGATAAAAATTGCGGAAAATTTTAATGAGGTTCGTTTTGAAGGAAATCATGTGATTGTCCAGACGGGAATTTTGTTATCTACCCTTTCAAACCAAATTGCAAGGGCTTGTCTAAAGGGATTTGAGTTTGCTAATGGGATTCCAGGCACAGTGGGAGGCGCTATAACCATGAATGCAGGTGCCTATGGCGGAGAGATGAAAGATGTGGTTAAGTCCTGCAAGGTATTGAACCACCAGGGTGAGATCATTGACCTATCACTTGAAGAACTGGAATTAGACTATCGAACGAGTATCATACAAGAAAAAGGGTATATAGCATTAGAGGTAGTACTAGCACTTCAAGAAGGAAAATACGAAGAGATTCGTTCTATTATTGATGATTTAACAGTCAAAAGAACAACAAAACAGCCATTACATCTACCTTGTGCCGGTAGCGTGTTTAAAAGGCCCCCAGGATATTTTGCTGGTAAATTAATTCAAGATTGTAATTTGAAGGGTTTCAAAATAGGAGGCGCTCAAGTTTCTGAGCTTCATTCGGGGTTTATTGTGAATATTGATAATGCCAGCGCAGCAGATGTACTTAATTTAATTGCACATATTCAAAAACAGGTCAAAGAAAAATTTGACGTAGGGTTACATAATGAAGTAAGAGTTGTGGGGGAAGTGTAG
- a CDS encoding extracellular solute-binding protein, with amino-acid sequence MAKRKLKNGITLFLCIIFVLFMIIGPFYLLFHRPNEMNYNKVKDKPEWTGVITFWDYPRLDQSTGTNFRWIYDKIRAFEKAYPGVYIQFKPLTWERGPIQVESAAKLGQLPDIIPIGSDYSLLHKGLLEPLDPFLSVTEIQDFRENALEAVTYDGRIWAMPWMMTTYTMALNLDIFQDRGVEPPMDGLWHYDEFIEKMKVLTFASEEDGKIDHYGLGGFIQPGYYNLWGILLSDGGEIVDEGLHYVFNDHRAQKGIEKLINLKNEYAVMPEDFGENNANDAWTHFYQEQKTAVYPTGTWSLNVLKQMKQEGTGFNYSIAHFPIGEKGAPITMSNMVGSYGMTKQQDPLKLEMGVTFLKFLSEEKHQQELTRLGVFPVKKSVGNIYEADPLMTMIYETLTYTEIPPPHPYWKEIDEIIQNEIRQGVLEKKTPQQVLQDAEEKVNVLIKSKQQ; translated from the coding sequence ATGGCCAAGAGAAAACTTAAAAATGGTATCACCCTTTTTCTGTGTATCATATTTGTTTTATTTATGATAATAGGACCCTTTTACTTATTGTTTCATCGTCCTAATGAAATGAACTACAATAAAGTAAAAGATAAGCCGGAGTGGACTGGCGTCATTACATTCTGGGACTACCCACGATTAGATCAAAGTACGGGCACAAACTTCAGGTGGATTTATGATAAAATTCGGGCATTTGAAAAGGCTTATCCCGGTGTATACATTCAATTTAAGCCCTTGACCTGGGAAAGAGGACCCATACAAGTAGAGTCAGCTGCCAAACTAGGACAGCTACCTGATATCATACCCATTGGCAGCGACTATAGCTTGCTCCATAAAGGCTTATTGGAGCCTCTAGACCCATTTTTATCTGTTACTGAAATACAGGACTTCCGTGAAAATGCCCTGGAGGCTGTGACTTATGACGGCCGTATATGGGCAATGCCCTGGATGATGACCACTTACACCATGGCATTAAATTTGGATATTTTTCAAGATAGGGGAGTGGAGCCTCCTATGGATGGCTTGTGGCATTACGATGAATTTATTGAAAAAATGAAAGTTTTGACATTTGCTAGCGAAGAGGATGGAAAAATCGATCATTATGGCTTGGGAGGATTTATTCAACCGGGATATTATAACCTATGGGGAATTTTACTGAGTGACGGAGGCGAAATCGTTGATGAAGGGTTACATTATGTATTTAATGACCATCGAGCTCAAAAGGGGATAGAAAAACTAATCAATTTGAAAAATGAGTATGCTGTGATGCCAGAAGACTTTGGAGAAAACAATGCCAATGACGCATGGACACACTTTTATCAGGAACAAAAAACAGCTGTCTATCCTACAGGCACTTGGTCATTAAATGTTCTGAAACAGATGAAACAGGAGGGGACTGGATTTAATTATTCTATTGCACATTTTCCAATAGGAGAAAAGGGAGCCCCCATTACAATGAGTAACATGGTAGGATCCTATGGGATGACAAAACAGCAGGATCCTTTGAAATTAGAAATGGGTGTGACTTTTTTAAAATTTTTATCAGAAGAAAAGCATCAACAGGAGTTGACGCGATTAGGTGTATTCCCAGTTAAAAAATCCGTAGGAAATATATACGAAGCAGATCCTTTAATGACGATGATTTATGAGACCCTCACTTATACAGAAATACCGCCGCCTCATCCATATTGGAAGGAAATTGATGAGATTATTCAAAATGAAATTAGACAAGGGGTATTGGAGAAAAAAACACCACAACAAGTTTTACAGGATGCTGAAGAGAAGGTAAATGTGCTGATAAAAAGCAAACAGCAATGA
- the moaA gene encoding GTP 3',8-cyclase MoaA — protein MKDTFQRSINYMRISITDLCNLRCQYCMPEKGIYKKTHQDILTLEEIEQIVRIGAENGINKVRITGGEPLVRKGVIGLIKNISNIPGIQDIALTTNGLLIKKYGEALKDAGLKRINISIDSLRPDRYKEITRGGDLSQVLEGIQEALRLGMTPVKLNVVVIGGYNEDEIEDFANLTVDDPIDVRFIELMPIGEASGWAKDRFLSNEEVKSKIEGLVPIITDATSPARLYRLPGAKGRVGFINPISSHFCESCNRIRVTSDGKLKPCLHSNHEIDLLRVARENPEQIGAVLSNGIQLKPEKHYLYTNKHEMSARSMSEIGG, from the coding sequence ATGAAAGACACATTCCAAAGAAGCATTAACTACATGAGGATTTCTATCACGGATCTATGTAATTTGCGTTGTCAATATTGTATGCCTGAAAAGGGAATCTATAAAAAAACACATCAAGATATATTAACCTTGGAAGAAATCGAACAAATCGTCAGAATAGGTGCGGAAAATGGTATTAATAAAGTACGAATTACTGGTGGAGAACCTCTAGTTAGAAAAGGGGTCATCGGATTAATTAAAAATATTTCAAATATACCTGGAATTCAAGATATTGCATTGACCACCAATGGGCTCCTCATTAAAAAATATGGAGAAGCATTAAAAGATGCGGGGCTAAAAAGAATTAATATTAGCATTGACTCTCTAAGACCTGACAGATATAAAGAAATCACCAGGGGCGGCGATTTAAGCCAAGTGTTGGAAGGGATACAGGAAGCCCTGCGCTTAGGGATGACTCCTGTGAAGTTGAATGTTGTTGTGATCGGAGGATATAATGAGGATGAAATAGAGGATTTTGCTAATTTAACAGTAGATGATCCTATTGATGTTCGATTTATTGAGTTGATGCCTATTGGGGAAGCAAGTGGTTGGGCAAAAGACCGTTTTCTATCCAATGAGGAAGTGAAAAGTAAAATTGAAGGATTGGTTCCTATTATAACAGATGCCACTAGCCCAGCTAGACTCTATAGACTGCCGGGGGCAAAAGGAAGGGTTGGCTTTATTAATCCTATTAGTAGCCATTTTTGTGAGAGCTGTAATCGTATTCGAGTCACAAGTGATGGGAAACTGAAGCCATGTCTTCACAGTAACCACGAAATTGATTTATTAAGGGTGGCTAGGGAAAATCCTGAACAGATTGGAGCAGTGTTATCTAACGGGATTCAATTAAAGCCTGAAAAACATTACCTATATACCAACAAGCATGAAATGAGTGCAAGAAGCATGTCTGAAATTGGGGGCTAA
- a CDS encoding ferritin-like domain-containing protein produces the protein MKKYINVLKYAMEMEKQGHQFFKENAQKMTLPSAKEMFEKLAEVELDHYHFLEDQVNHMVSNNEVKEVEMDINRENNIFEERATKEMLEHTLSESMVPDLTVLRSAYLMEKDFAEFYHDAALKAEEPKVKKLFTTLATWEEGHERFFKEEYDRHMKEYMYQPWGG, from the coding sequence TTGAAAAAGTATATTAACGTTCTTAAGTATGCTATGGAAATGGAAAAGCAGGGCCATCAATTTTTCAAAGAAAATGCTCAAAAAATGACCTTACCTAGTGCTAAAGAAATGTTTGAAAAACTTGCAGAAGTTGAGCTAGATCATTATCACTTCCTAGAAGATCAGGTTAACCATATGGTGAGTAACAATGAAGTCAAGGAAGTAGAAATGGATATTAACCGTGAAAATAATATCTTTGAAGAACGGGCCACTAAGGAAATGTTAGAACACACATTAAGTGAATCTATGGTACCAGATTTAACTGTCTTAAGAAGTGCTTACTTAATGGAAAAAGATTTTGCAGAGTTTTATCATGATGCTGCCTTAAAGGCTGAAGAACCTAAAGTAAAAAAACTCTTCACTACCCTAGCCACATGGGAAGAAGGTCATGAACGTTTTTTTAAAGAAGAATATGATCGTCATATGAAAGAATATATGTATCAACCTTGGGGGGGATAG
- the fdhF gene encoding formate dehydrogenase subunit alpha, with product MIALTIDGMKVQVEAGTTILEAASQLGVEIPTFCHDPRLKPHGSCRICVVEIKGGRNLPTACCTPVGEGMEVWTESDDVIEARREILDLMLANHPLDCLTCDKAGRCTLQDLCYKYDIKESSYGGAKKEYETDESNPFYYSDQEKCILCGKCVYVCSQLQGTDAIGFAERGFDTHIATPFDKGLEHSTCVSCGNCVSVCPVGALMPKSKEKFRYWETKSTRTTCAYCGVGCQMDLLVKDNKVVEVDPAMGPSNEGLLCVKGKFAFNFINHPDRLKKPLVKKDGKLVETSWEEAYQVIVDKVKHTKENFGPDTIAGFSSARSLTEENYLMQKMMRAVIGTNNVDHCARLUHSSTVAGLATTLGSGAMTNSVAEVKQADVIFITGSNTTESHPVIGAQVRQAVKNGTKLIVADPREIDLAQDADVFLKIKPGTSIALSNAMLNVIFEEGLEDKTYIEENTEGIEELKKVVQKYTPEMAGEICGVKPEDIRAAARLYGQGVRGSILYCMGITQHHNGTESVMSLSNLALATGNLGKEGTGINPLRGQNNVQGACDMGALPNVMPGYQQVTNAEVINKFEKAWNTKLSNNVGLTIPEVMHKAAHGDVKMIYIFGENPMVSDPDTHHVEEALKNSFVVVQDLFLTETAELADVVLPAASFAEKDGTFVNTERRVQRVRKAVNSQGEAKADWMIFMELMNHLGYDKQYKNVEEIFEEIRQVTPQYAGISYDRIEDIGIQWPCPTEDHPGTKFLHTGKPARGAGLFMAVEHVESSELGNEEYPLILTTGRILYQYHTRTMTGKTEGINQMAPESYIEMHPNLAVSLGITNGETVKVKSPRGEVRTKAKVTKIVDENVVFMPFHYFEGAANVLTNGTDLDKYCKIPGLKVTGVKVVKIIAR from the coding sequence GCTGGGACAACAATATTAGAAGCAGCTAGTCAACTAGGCGTAGAAATACCAACTTTTTGCCATGATCCAAGACTAAAGCCTCATGGGTCCTGTAGAATATGTGTTGTTGAAATAAAAGGAGGTAGAAATCTACCTACTGCATGTTGTACGCCTGTTGGTGAAGGTATGGAAGTGTGGACGGAAAGTGATGATGTAATAGAAGCAAGACGAGAAATATTAGATTTAATGCTGGCCAATCATCCATTGGACTGTTTGACCTGTGACAAGGCTGGAAGATGTACATTACAGGACTTGTGTTACAAGTATGATATAAAAGAGTCCAGTTATGGTGGAGCGAAAAAAGAATACGAAACAGATGAATCCAACCCATTCTACTATAGTGACCAAGAGAAATGTATTCTTTGTGGTAAATGCGTATATGTCTGTTCTCAGCTTCAGGGGACCGATGCCATCGGTTTTGCTGAAAGAGGATTTGATACTCATATAGCCACACCATTTGATAAAGGACTAGAGCATTCCACTTGTGTTTCTTGTGGAAACTGTGTATCTGTCTGTCCCGTAGGCGCATTAATGCCTAAGAGCAAGGAAAAGTTTAGATATTGGGAGACAAAGTCCACTAGAACAACTTGTGCCTATTGCGGTGTAGGATGTCAAATGGACCTTCTGGTTAAGGATAATAAAGTTGTGGAAGTAGATCCAGCAATGGGGCCATCTAATGAAGGATTACTTTGTGTAAAAGGAAAGTTTGCCTTCAATTTTATCAATCACCCGGATCGACTAAAAAAGCCATTGGTCAAAAAGGATGGAAAACTAGTAGAGACCAGCTGGGAAGAAGCCTACCAAGTTATTGTTGATAAAGTAAAACACACTAAAGAGAACTTTGGACCAGATACAATTGCAGGCTTTTCATCGGCTCGTTCATTGACAGAAGAAAATTATTTAATGCAAAAAATGATGAGAGCAGTGATTGGCACAAACAATGTTGATCATTGTGCACGACTCTGACATTCCTCTACAGTTGCAGGTCTTGCAACTACATTAGGAAGCGGTGCCATGACAAACAGTGTTGCTGAAGTAAAGCAAGCTGATGTCATTTTTATAACGGGTTCCAATACAACAGAGAGTCATCCTGTTATTGGAGCACAAGTACGTCAGGCAGTGAAAAATGGAACGAAACTCATTGTAGCTGATCCGAGAGAAATTGATCTAGCTCAAGATGCTGATGTATTCTTAAAGATTAAGCCAGGAACCAGTATTGCCCTATCTAATGCAATGCTTAATGTAATTTTTGAAGAGGGCTTAGAAGATAAAACCTATATAGAAGAGAATACAGAAGGAATTGAAGAACTAAAGAAAGTTGTACAAAAATATACCCCAGAGATGGCTGGAGAGATTTGTGGTGTTAAGCCAGAGGATATCCGTGCAGCAGCACGTCTATATGGTCAAGGCGTTAGAGGAAGTATTCTTTACTGTATGGGAATCACCCAGCATCACAATGGAACTGAAAGTGTCATGAGTTTATCTAACTTAGCATTAGCCACAGGTAACTTAGGAAAAGAAGGAACTGGCATCAACCCACTAAGAGGGCAAAATAATGTACAGGGAGCCTGTGACATGGGTGCATTACCAAATGTAATGCCTGGATACCAGCAGGTAACAAATGCAGAAGTGATTAACAAGTTTGAGAAGGCTTGGAATACAAAGCTTTCTAATAATGTTGGATTAACCATTCCAGAAGTAATGCATAAAGCAGCCCATGGTGATGTGAAAATGATCTATATCTTTGGTGAAAATCCGATGGTCTCTGATCCAGATACTCATCATGTTGAAGAAGCCTTAAAGAATAGCTTTGTTGTTGTACAAGATTTATTCTTAACAGAAACAGCAGAACTAGCAGATGTGGTGTTACCCGCAGCTTCCTTTGCAGAGAAGGATGGTACCTTTGTGAACACAGAAAGAAGGGTACAACGAGTCAGAAAAGCTGTGAATTCTCAAGGAGAAGCCAAGGCTGATTGGATGATTTTCATGGAATTGATGAATCACCTAGGATACGACAAGCAGTACAAAAACGTTGAAGAGATCTTTGAGGAAATTCGACAAGTGACACCGCAGTATGCAGGAATCAGCTATGATAGAATTGAGGATATTGGAATTCAATGGCCATGTCCTACTGAAGATCATCCAGGAACAAAGTTTCTCCATACAGGAAAGCCTGCCAGAGGAGCTGGATTGTTCATGGCAGTGGAACATGTGGAGTCAAGTGAACTAGGTAATGAGGAATATCCACTCATCTTAACAACCGGTCGAATTCTATATCAATATCATACCAGAACAATGACAGGAAAGACCGAGGGAATTAATCAAATGGCACCAGAGAGTTATATTGAAATGCATCCAAATCTAGCCGTGTCTCTAGGGATAACGAATGGAGAAACTGTTAAGGTGAAATCTCCTAGGGGTGAAGTGCGAACAAAGGCAAAAGTCACAAAAATTGTTGATGAAAATGTTGTGTTCATGCCATTCCATTACTTTGAAGGAGCAGCTAATGTATTAACTAATGGAACAGACTTGGATAAATACTGTAAAATTCCAGGGCTTAAGGTGACAGGTGTTAAAGTTGTAAAAATAATAGCAAGATAA